The Colius striatus isolate bColStr4 chromosome Z, bColStr4.1.hap1, whole genome shotgun sequence DNA window GATcaagaggagagaaaacagcctcaaaCACAGACTTCAATTCTTGAAGCATGGCAGAAAACAAGGAAGGTCTTTCTGCAACAGCCCTTCTTTTTGTCCATTTAAGCAGGACAGGCAGAAGCTCAGGCTGGCCAGTGCTGGCTCACCCACCACACAGTGACATTGCACAGGTACCTTTGTGTAACTAACAAACTCCTGGGCAGTATTTATTTGCCACCCATGGAGAacagagcagcaggaagggTCCATCCCCAGACCTTGCTCCTGCAAGTTGCCACCACAACCATTTCGGCTCCAGCCTCGGCCCCACAggtgctgcaggacagcagcaggaaCCTGATTTTCTAGTGCCCAGTGCAAGGTAAGGAGGCCAAAAGATATCTGAAAGCTTCTGcatttggcatttttgacaAATGCCACCATTTTTCAATCATTTATCTGAGCAACACCTGAAAAATGAGTCTTAAAGTAAACACATTGCAACATGCATTTCGTCTCAAGGACTATTttatatgtatttcttttaagtaTCTTTCTGGCTTGCAAATCACTCCTTATATCTAACTATACACCTATGTACACCTTCACAGACATGCCTGGGCCTGTTTTTGCAGTCCCTACACAAATAAAATACCCATCCTTTTGAATGGGAACTCTTTTTCTGATAAATGTGGCAAGACTGGGCCTTTGGTGCATATGTGAGAGTATCCTgcacacacattttaaaatcactaaAAAAATATAGTAGCTCTAGATCTATAACCTGAACACAATGAAATCTGAACACAGTGAAGCTGCACCCACTACCGTATAGCTTGGGTGAATTTACATTGCTCATTTATATGAAGCAAAGGAAAGCGAACATCTGTGACTCTCTAATTACAGGTTAACTGTAACTGCTTTTTGCTTATCTTTCTGTCCGTCCAAAAAAGTCCAGAATGATTTTTGCAACTAAAAAAGAGGGATTTTCACCACTTCTGTCCAACACAGGGATCTTTCTCGAGTGCTGTCCCATCTTTTTTGAAGTATCTCTCGCCTCACACCAGGCTCCTTTTGGTTGCTTCTGTTCACTTCAATCACCATAGCAAAGAAAAATCCCTTACCAAAGAAGGAAACCttagcaaagcagcagcagcaaagcaataCTGAAGTCACTACTAGTTCCATACTCAGGCAGAAAAAACGAGCTAAGGCTCTAGGTACTGGCTTCAGCGTCATTCCCCTTATCATAAAGCTTAATGCACAGCAAGATGGCCAACCCATGGGGGTCACATTGCTCTCTAAATAGCACTTTCATTGCAGCACTTCATTATCAAAGCCCTTTGCACATAAATttacaaaacacagcaaagacaAAGACCTCTTTTGCATATTAAATCAAGGAAACCATTTCATCTACAAGTCCATTCTTAGTGTGCCTGGTTGACAGACAGTTGACACAAGGTGGTGCTCACTAAAACACATAACTCCAACACCAAAAGCACTACCACAAAGATACACAGTGGTTAAGCGCAGGTCCTTCACCTACCCTGGGCTCCTATGTCTCAAGTGAGCTCTGAGACCTTTATCAAAGATAAGTGTTGCTTTTAAAGTAATCAGACCTCCGGAGTCCAGCTTATAGCGAAGGAAATACACTCTCTGTCCAGGTCACTGCTAGTCAGTAGGGACTTGAGATGGTGGCCATCATGCTTCACTTTCTTTTCCATCATTTTATCTGTAGCATGAACAACTTCCACAGCTCTCAGCATAGCCCAGGggcttttaaaagcagctttgtGCACTCATGCATTACACaatccccaccccccaccccccaaaaaataGAAGTATTCCTCATATAGAACTAGCACTTTAAACTCCAAACCCTTGATCAAAGATATTGTAATCTAAGTAAGACAAGACAAGGCACTGGACAACAGCCCAAGTGCTTCAGACTATGAACATAGACAAGGGAACTCTGTTCATTTAACTATGGAAGCACAGATGAAGCAGCAAACCTCAGCCCCCTGTGTACACAGCCTACTACACAGTTCAGCAGCCAGAAAAAACTCCAGTAATATCTGGCATCTTTTCTGCAGCAGGATTCTGACAATTTAACTGTACCAGGTGAAAAATTTGGCTTGGCATAACTGACAGAGCTACACTGGTAACTTTTTAAACAATACACCAGCCCTTTTACTATCCCAATAACATTCTCAACGTACAAAACCATCATATTAAGACATCTGACGTCTTGAGatgcttaattttttaaaaagcatcatAATTCAAGCAACAAAGTATCTTCACTGTACTTCGACTTCATTTCCTGCCAGTACTTAGCACAGATACCTGAAAGTATTTAACTCAACCTGCACAACCTGCACAATCGACATTCAGACACTCCTGCCAAGTCTCTAGTAAAAATCAAagaggaaatacatttttctatcAAGTGCTATGATGCTTGAGCCAAATAAAATCAGCTCAGAAAATATAATCTCCTCATTATTCAGACCGAGAAAGCTTGCAGAAGTACAGAGGAGTATGTTTCTACAATAAGGTCTCCAGTCTGAAGCAAGGATGGTCACTGTAGGAGGAAGTACACAAGTTGCTCATGCACTAGCTAAGAGGAAAGTATTATAGACAATGACAAAACACAATCAGTAGAGGAGATCAGAAATATGATACACAAgaaggaagatgaaagaaaCTCTAAAACAACTGCACACCATGATCAACACCACGATAAGTTATCTGTTGCCATGAGTGGGAGTTTAACTTTCTCTTCTACtctggctgaaaaaaaaaaaaactcacaaaTTCATCATGTTTGTTCCCATCACATCTATCTCCTATTTTTCACCCTTTGTGGCATTGCAGAACAAAGACCCCAAGTTATATACTTCCCTTTAGAAGTATAATGCTAAAGAGTGTTTTCAAAAACCCGAATGTTAGAGAACAGTGTTTTCAATAAAATCTGGCAATGCCCCAAGGTACTCAATGCAGAAAACTATGTTGAGTAACACGGTTAAAATTATCCTCACAAGTTTGGTGCTTTTCTTCATAGTGAAATGATCAATATATTAATGTGCTCTGTTTATCCCTAAACCTATTGGAAATGTGTTTCTTGTCTGAATTGTTTTCCAGGGCTGTGAATGCCCTGGAGTATTCAGAGGAGTTTTACTTCTCTTACACTGTTATGGACCTAACTGCTAGCAGGAAAGATGCTGGTATCCTAGATCCTAGGGGATGCAATGCCTTGAGGAAATTTATATCAAACAATTATTGCATAATCTCAGGGTGTAATAAAACCTCCTACATCAAATACAGGCATTGACTTTGTGTTATGCTTTTGTGTTACAGGAAAAAGTGTCCATGTCAACAGCAGCTACAGGTTCCAGTATGAACCCGTAGGATCCCCTTGCTGTGCATGTGGAGGAAGTTAAAGATTTCTGAGGGCATAGCGTGAAAACCAGGGCGAGGTTTCACATTGTCATAATAGTGGTGAGTTATAAAAATCCCTGAGGGGTTCATGGGGAAGGCCCAGAAGCCAAAAAGGTGGACCTCCTCACAGAGCTCCAGGGCAGCGGTCACCAGGATTAGCCCGGTGCTAATCCGCTTGGCCCGCACCCCTTGGCCCAGCCAGTAGCGTGAGACATTGATGAGATACTGGGGATGAAAGTAATAAACAGCTTGCTGAGATTCAAAATCATCCAGAACGTATTTGACTCGGATTGAGACGTCCGTGTTGCGAGTGTTGTAgaaagctggcagcagcacgGAAGCGTTCTCGTAGACCTGGAGCACGTCGTAGAAGGGTTTCCTCCATTTCTCCAGCTTCTGAAatctaacaggaaaaaagtgcaaGTGCTGGTTAGACCAGTACAGACTTAGTTTGCACTCAGCAGACAAGAAACTTCCAATGGGCTTTTGCCTAAACAtggctaatggcatcctgggatgcatcaagaagagtgtgggcagcaggtcaagggaggttctgctccccctctcatctgccctgctgaggcctcatctggagtcctgtgtccagttctgggctccccagctccagagggacagggaagtgctgcagagaggccagtgcagggccaccaagatgatcaggggactggaacatctttcatacgaggaaaggctgcgggacctggggctgtttagtctggagaagagaagactgaggggagatcttattaacatttataaatatctaaagggtgggtgtcaggaggttgggacatccctcttttctgtagtagacaataacaggacaagggatgatgggatgaagctggaacacaaaaagttgcactgaaacataagaaaaagctatttcactgttgaggtgagggagccctggcacaggctgcccagagcggttgtggaggctccttcctgagaggtctccaagacccacctggacacgttcctgtgtgacctgatctaggtgaccctgcttctgcaaggggattggactagatgatctctaaaggtcccttccaaccctaccattctgtgattctatgacttctgACACAGAGACTATTGGAATGATGTGTCAGTTAACAAGGGGACTATATCCAGATTTGTAGCTAAGGCATCAGTATGAAATGCACAGCAAAATAAAGATAATGCGTTTTGTCCTACTAGAGCCCATGGTCCTGTCAGGAAGGTGGTATTAAGGTATTAACACATTAAAATCACTCAGTCAATCCTGGCTACAAAGCTTAAacggcatttaaaaaaaaaaagcccagcatATTACAATGTGTGTAACTTCATTCAAGCATTTAGGGTGGGATCCAGTTGCTTCCAACCTGAATGTTTCTGGGACATTTTCCTCAGGCTTGCAAGCATGATACACGACTTCCAGGGGAAGGATGGTTCTGCTGTTATAATTTTAGCTCATCAGCTTCTCACTTTCTATCCCCAATGTGCAGGTCTAAGTGTTTAACACTTTTATAAGTTGTTACTGATGACATATACCGTATAATTCAATTCTGAATGAAAGCTGTGATTCACATTGTCAGTTTAAAGTAATAATAGcgaaaaacatctctgcagtaGTCAAAGTCAAAGGTAGATTTGGAAAAACAATAGAgatgaaaacacacagaaaaacccAGAAATTACCTCTCAGTAATTATACTGGGATTGACAGTCACCACATCTGTCTTTACCCCGACGTCCGTGAAGTATTTCTCAGATATAGGAGGCAAGTTGCAtctacaaaggaaagaaattagtAAGAAAGTTAAAAAATTCCTTGTGCCTTTTCAAGACTAGAAAGAAGAAGTGATTTAAGCACTTCTTCCAAGCAACAATTCTAGAAACAGATTGAGAACTTAAAATGGTATTAAAACATGCTGATGCCCAAACTGTGCATAAAAGTAACAAGTTGTTAGGGGCTGCACAAAGACCTCTCTTCCTCTCCAAGTCTGTCAGAGATTACCCCTTTTTGCAGACATAGTCAATGCTCATCTTTTTGCTTCCTCAGCTATTTACTTTGGCAGTTTAGGATGAGAAATTGGATGAAGCAACAAGGAAAATCAGCCTATAAAATCAAAGACTTCCTCAGCAACAGCTGAGCTGTATTCAATAATTAATAGGTAAACTATATCTACAACATTGCCTTTAACATGCTTTGGTTTATACTCAAGAGGATTCAAGAGAAATGCTCTACAAGAGACAAATGTGTCcagtaaattaataaaaaactatctggtcttttatttttccctttataaGTATCTCCCAGTATTGTGTAACAGCATCAATTCTGACTCTACAGATTCACCAGAGGCTACGAAAGGTATTAGCAGCAAATCTGTGAAGATCTGTAAACCTTGACTTTGACCATCCTCCACTCACCTTGGCCTTGACCTAGATTCACTGACTCACAAAATTCAGAGCATCCCTCAAGAGATGCTGAAATTACTggaacaaacacacacacaggctaTCACAGCAGCTTCATTTCACAGGAAACCTAGCTAAGAAATAAAGCTTCAGTGTATGTTATCAGGGGCAACATAAGTGGCCTTGCAACTGGTTCTAGCTCAGTTTAAGATCGTGTTAGATCCTTGCTGACATTTTGAAAATTCTATGAATAGAAGCTGCCATTGTTAAGATCCCCACATCTCAAAGATACTGCTGTGCCACATTCCCAAACATCTCTGCATTTCTGAGGCTGcacaggaattaaaaaaaaaaaaaggtatttagCATAAGAGATGCTCAGTGTTTTCACAACACTGGAATTCAGCTGTCAGCATCATTTCTCAGTCACAGGGAAAAGGTGAATGGGGGAGCAGAAGAATATACAAAACCCCTTCAAAGTCCTTCTCAGACTTGGGAAGTTCATGTCTGCCTTCCAGAGGGTCCCTTTTTATCAGGTCAGAGAATTTTATTTTAGCCACTTCATCCTTCTCATAGGCAATTATATTTCCAGCACTTTTCTCTGCTGGGTCACACAATGTCCTTTGTGAAGTGTTCTCTAGCATCCTCAATTCCAGCTAGCACTGGGCACAGTGCTTGTTAGATTACATTTGATCATAGGTTTTTGtaacagaattatagaatcatttaggctggaaaatacctttaagatcacagagTTCAACCATTAAATCATGAGCCAGTTTCCTGATTCCTCTCCATCTGGGAGCACAGTGTTGAGGGAATCACTGAAAACCTAATCTACAcgggaatgcagataagcaggcacttctttatcatgcagcgctgggaaaacacaggggatagctcctccatacgtgcttcattgttagttaccattttcaagGCTTTTATACACTTatcagtctctttgttttagtaacagctaaggtaacagccaaggtaacctaacaaatacatttaccagggtagCAGATGCCTATTAGGTGtagtatgtaactcttgcagtctgatccttatgtgattcaaatgaatacttaatcaATGGgtatttgagttatttgcaagtgcttagcaaattgattgaactattactaggtgactaacaagtgcttaacaggTGCTTGTCTACTTactgtgatgataagttgttaactaaaataatggTGTATCTGCAACACAGGTTAGTGTTACTCCTCTGGAATGACAGATTACTGTGGGTGGGCAGAAAGCTGCTCTACATCCTCTCACCACTTGCTCCTCTCAGCTTCAATATTTTTGAACAGTGAAGTTCAACCAGGATTAAGAAAGACTGAATTTTTTGAAAGTGATAGTTCCTTATAAAAATTATATAAACTGTACTTTTGTCATAAGATCCAAGAAATCCATCCCTGCAAAGACGCATCTCCAAGTGCACCCAATGTTCCGTCACAAATCTCCACTCTGGCCAGTAGATGGAGATCGACAATAGCAACTAGTAAATGTGTGTTTTATGTCTACTTTTGTACTACAATTAACTGCCACCAGAATTTATTTGATAGGAAAAAATCCTGGTTGCCTCCTGCTAGCTTCAAGCCTCCTGACAAGAAGAGATTTCCCCAGGTATCCTAAAGGTATCACCGAACATTAGCCGTGCTCCATAGGTAGTTCTCAAAATATGTTAAAGAATTATTTAATTGGTGGCCAAGATGATGATTCCTGAGAGTTTGGTCAACCAGTGTGAAGACTGGAAAGTGGATGTGTTCAGACTTGACCTTAAACATaagttttactttaaaattgaTGTCAGCAGACCTTTGTGTGTGATGCTGGTCCCACATGAGACAGTGAACCAGGGGTTTCCTTTGCACAAGTACTGATTATTCTTATTTCGATTCTCATTAAGCCTCTGTTAATTACTAGTAACAAAAGCAACCCAGTTTCTAGGTTCTGAAGTGATCTATCTGCTCTTTATAATCAATTTTGGTGCAGTTCAAGGAAGAGTAACACTGGTAAAAAGGGACCTCCACTCAAATTCTTGTATGTAAATGACAGCATTTACTGCCCATATTTCTATTTCCACACAACAGCTTGTTGCCTCTATGTGCAGCACATACCACTGCTTTCAACCATGCTGATAGCTGTGATCCAACACAATAGAAGGGAATTTACAACGATTATTTCATGCATGTGAGGTACACTAGGCCTTTAAGAAGCAAATAATGCAAAGTCTGGAGTGTTTCACAGATCAAAACTAAGAGAATAGTTTTCTATAAAATGGGCACCAGAGGCAGACACGAGGGTCTGAAAAACAATTAATAGTGAAGTTAGGACCTgcaagattttatttctcattcaaTCCCAAATTAAAATAAGAACTCGGTGAGCCAAAATCTGACCTATTTTTTGTTGGTATGAAATCAGAGAGAGTAATTGATTTAAGCACAGTCATTCTAAACTGACTACAACAAACCCAAGATCAGAAAATAGGCCAACAGATGcaaaaaagatttctcttttctacaGAATAGGTCATGAGTCTGTGAGCTAGCTGTCATACCCTGTGACCCAGGCAAAGAGCTTAACGGGGTTTAGAGAGCGATTAGTCATGCatatgaatattaaaaaaaatccttcccaTATATATTAAGGACGGTAAAAGTGCTGCTCCGTTATCCAGAGACAGTACCTACAGTACATACAGTCTTTTTTCCAGGCACCAGCATCCCCTGGAGGAGTTCTAACTCTAAGCAGAGAGAACTTGCCATAAACCATCACAGATCAGGGGTGGTGagacagaaatcacagaataattacggttggaaaagacctttaagatcattgagtccaacaagtcacctcacactaccaggcccaccactaaaccatatccctcagcaactcctctctatgtcttttgaatatctctagggatggtgactccaccacc harbors:
- the ST8SIA5 gene encoding alpha-2,8-sialyltransferase 8E isoform X3, giving the protein MGYTDPSSSRDLLGNRTLFFIFICAFAVVTLLQQILYGRNYLKRVKQTELFDRWKSLQMCKWEMNITEANLFKSTLSRCCNAPAFLFTTQKNTPLGTKLKYEVDTSGIFHINQEIFKMFPKDMPYHRSQFKKCAVVGNGGILKNSRCGREIDSADFVFRCNLPPISEKYFTDVGVKTDVVTVNPSIITERFQKLEKWRKPFYDVLQVYENASVLLPAFYNTRNTDVSIRVKYVLDDFESQQAVYYFHPQYLINVSRYWLGQGVRAKRISTGLILVTAALELCEEVHLFGFWAFPMNPSGIFITHHYYDNVKPRPGFHAMPSEIFNFLHMHSKGILRVHTGTCSCC